Within Quadrisphaera sp. DSM 44207, the genomic segment GACGCGCATCCCGGTGTTCACCCAGTCCACCGACACCCGCACGGTGGAGCTGGTCGCCCAGGGGGTGCGCCCGCGGGTCTTCCCCGGGGAGGGCTGGGCGAGCAGCGTGCTGGACCTGTTCGCCGAGAACGTGCGCTGGTTCCCGCCCCTGCTGCCGGACCTGGGCGAGGAGGACCCCGTCGCGGCGCTGGAGGCCGGCCGCCCGCCGTCCCTGCACGAGCTGTGCCTGCACGGGGGCACGATCTGGCGCTGGAACCGGCCCATCTACGACGTCGCCGGGGGCCAGGCGCACCTGAGGGTGGAGAACCGCGTCCTGCCCGCCGGGCCCACGGTCCTCGACGTCCTGGCGAACGCGGCCGTGTACTACGGGGCGGTGCGGGTCCTCGTCGAGGACGGCCCGCCGCTGCCGCAGGTGCTCCCCGCGCAGGCGGCGCTGGCGGGCCTGCAGGACTGCGCCCGCGACGGGCTGGCAGCGCGCGTGACCTGGCCCGGACGCGACGGGCGGGCGAAGGAGCAGCCGGTGGACCGGTTGCTGCTGGAGCGGGTGATCCCGATGGCCGCCGACGGCCTGGCCCGCTACGGGGTGCCCCGCGAGGCGATCGACCGCTACCTGGACGTCGCGCAGGCGCGCGCCGCGAGCGGGATGACCGGCGCGGTCTGGCAGGTGCGCACCGTGCGGGCCCTGCAGGAGCGGGGCGCGGACCGGGTGGCCGCGCTGCGCGGGATGCTCGCCCGCTACGTGGAGGGCATGCACGCCAACGAGCCGGTGCACACCTGGCCGCTGCCCTGAGCCGGTCCCCTCAGGAGGAACGCGCCGCGAGGGCGGCGGTCAGGCGGCGCGGGTGGCAGGAGTTCGGGCAGCCCGGCCAGCTCGACGGTGCGGGTGGTGGCGGCGGTCCTCGGCACGGCGGGCACGCGACGGGGCGCGCCGCTGGACATCCGGGCATCGCATCGTAATGCTGTAATCATCACGCTGGGCGGCGTGGGGACGACCGAGGGGGACCACGACGATGATGATCAGGACGGGCCCGGGCGGCCGGCACGGGCACGGACCCGGCGGGCCGGGCGGGCCGGGCGGACGAGGAGGACGCGGCGGACCGGGGGGACCCGGTGGGCCGGGAGGAGTCGGGGGAGCGGGGCGCGGTGGGCGCGAGGGAGCGCCGCCGCCCGTGCACGACCTGCGCGCCTGGCTCACCGGCCGCCTGCCCGAGGGCTGGTTCACCGGTCCGGTGCAGCTGACCGTGGACCGCGACGAGGTCACGGTCGTCGGTCCCCTGGACGCCCCCGCACCGCCGGTCGCCGCAGACCACGGCGTCGGTCACGAGGCCGGTCACGAGGCCGGCGGTGGGAGCGGCGGTGGTGGGCAGGAGGAGCTGGAGCGGGCGGCCGCGGCCGGCCGCATCGCGCGCTTTCGGGAGGAGACCCGCGACGAGCGGATCCGCATCGCCCGCGAGGTCGAGGAGCGCTGGGGCCGCACCGTGGCCTGGGGCGCCCGGGTGGGGCAGCACGAGCAGGTGTTCACCCGCGCCTCGGTGCCGGCGATGACGCGCCTGCGCCAGCCCGAGCGGATCGTGCTGGACACCCTCGTCGACGCCGGCGTCGCCCGCTCGCGCAGCGAGGCCCTCGCCTGGTGCGTGCGCCTGGTCGGCGAGCACACCGAGACCTGGCTGGCGGACCTGCGCCGGGCGCTGGCCGCCGTCGAGCAGCTGCGCGACGCCGGACCCGGCGCCGGACCCGGCGCTCCTCCCAGCGACTCCTCGGGCGGCGGGCCGGGCAGCGAGCAGGCCGGCGAGCCGGGCGGCGGGCGGCCCAGCGCCGCGGACGGGTGAGGACGCACCGCGCCCACCCGCGGGCGCGGGCCGGCAGGTAGCCTCCGCGACGGTCGCCGACCCGGCCGACCCCGCCGACCGAGCAGCCGGCACAGCAGGAGGCCCCCGTGTTCCGCAAGGTCCTGGTCGCCAACCGCGGCGAGATCGCCGTCCGCGCCTTCCGGGCGGCCTACGAGCTCGGCGCCCGCACCGTGGCCGTCTACCCCCACGAGGACCGCAACGCCACCCACCGGATCAAGGCCGACGAGGCGTACCGGATCGGGCGGGTGGGGCACCCGGTGCGCGCCTACCTCGATGTGGAGGAGGTCGTGCGCGTCGCCCGGGAGGCCGGCGCGGACGCCGTCTACCCCGGCTACGGCTTCCTGTCGGAGAACCCGCGGCTGGCCGAGGCGTGCGCGGCCGCCGGCATCACCTTCGTCGGCCCTCCACCGCACGTGCTGGAGCTGGCCGGCAACAAGGTCCGCGCGCTCGCGGCCGCCCGCGAGGCCGGCATCCCCGTCCTGCGCTCCTCCGCGCCGTCCGCGCACGTGCCGACCCTGGTCGCCGCCGCCGCCGACGTCGGCTTCCCGGTCTTCGTCAAGGCCGTCGCCGGCGGCGGCGGGCGCGGCATGCGCCGCGTCGACGACGAGGCCGCCCTGCCCGAGGCCCTGGCCACGGCCATGCGCGAGGCCGAGGGCGCCTTCGGGGACCCCACCGTCTTCCTCGAGCAGGCCGTCCAGCGGCCCCGGCACGTGGAGGTGCAGGTCCTCGCCGACGCAGGCGGGCAGGTGGTGCACCTGTACGAGCGGGACTGCTCGGTGCAGCGGCGCCACCAGAAGGTCATCGAGATCGCCCCGGCCCCGAACCTGGACCCGGCGCTGCGCGAGGCGCTGTGCGCCGACGCCGTCGCCTTCGCCCGCGCCGTCGGCTACGTCAACGCCGGCACCGTGGAGTTCCTCGTCGAGACCACCGGCGAGCGCGCGGGCCAGCACGTGTTCATCGAGATGAACCCGCGCATCCAGGTGGAGCACACCGTCACCGAGGAGGTCACCGACGTCGACCTCGTCCAGGCGCAGCTGCGCATCGCCTCCGGGGAGGGCCTGACCGACCTGGGCCTGGCCCAGGAGAGCATCCGCGTCAACGGCGCCGCCCTGCAGTGCCGCATCACCACCGAGGACCCCGCCAACGGCTTCCGCCCCGACACCGGGCGCATCACCGCCTACCGCTCCGTCGGCGGCGCCGGGGTGCGCCTGGACGGCGGCACGGTCGAGGTCGGCGCCGAGATCAGCGCCCACTTCGACTCCATGCTCGTCAAGCTCACCTGCCGCGGCCGCGACTTCCCCACCGCCGTGCGCCGCTCGCGCCGGTCCCTGGCGGAGTTCCGCATCCGCGGGGTGAGCACCAACATCTCCTTCCTGCAGGCCGTCCTCGACGACCCGGACTTCATCACCGGGAACCTGTCGACCTCCTTCATCGAGGAGCGCCCGCAGCTGCTGTCCGCCCGCGCCCCGGCCGACCGCGGCACCAAGCTGCTGACCTGGCTGGCCGACGTCACCGTCAACAAGCCCCACGGGGAGGCGCCGACCGCGCTGGCCCCGGCGACGAAGCTGCCCGACGTCGACCTCGAGGCCCCCGCTCCCGCCGGGTCCCGCCAGCGCCTGGCCGACCTCGGCCCCGAGGCCTTCGCCGCCGCCCTGCGCGAGCAGGTGCCGGTGGCCGTGACCGAGACCACCTTCCGCGACGCCCACCAGTCCCTGCTGGCCACCCGGGTACGCACCCGCGACCTGCTCGCCGTCGCCCCGCACCTGGCGCGCACCGTTCCCCAGCTGCTGTCGGTGGAGTGCTGGGGCGGGGCCACCTACGACGTCGCGCTGCGCTTCCTCGGGGAGGACCCCTGGGAGCGCCTGGCCGCCCTGCGCGAGGCGATGCCCAACCTGGCCCTGCAGATGCTGCTGCGCGGGCGCAACACCGTCGGGTACACCCCCTACCCCACCCGGGTGACGTCCGCGTTCGTGGCCGAGGCCGCCGCCACCGGCGTCGACGTCTTCCGCATCTTCGACGCCCTCAACGACGTCGAGCAGATGCGCCCGGCCATCGACGCCGTGCGCGAGACCGGCACCGCGCTCGCGGAGGTCGCGCTGTGCTACACCGGGGACCTGTCCGACCCTGGTGAGGCGCTGTACACCCTGGACTACTACCTGCGCCTGGCCGAGCAGATCACCGCCGCCGGCGCCCACGTGATCGCGATCAAGGACATGGCGGGGCTGCTGCGCCCGCCCGCGGCCCGCCGCCTCGTCGCCGCGCTGCGCGAGCGCTTCGAGGCCCCGGTGCACCTGCACACCCACGACACCGCCGGCGGGCAGATGGCCACGCTGATGGCGGCCGTCGACGCCGGGGTGGACGCCGTCGACGTCGCCAGCGCCCCGATGGCCGGCACCACCAGCCAGCCGCCGGCCTCGGCGCTGGTGGCCGCGCTGCGCCACACCGAGCGCGACACCGGCCTGGACCTGCGCGCGGTGATGGACCTGGAGCCGTACTGGGAGGCGGTGCGCCGCCTGTACGCCCCGTTCGAGTCCGGCATCCCCGCCCCCACCGGGCGCGTGTACGACCACGAGATCCCCGGCGGGCAGCTGTCGAACCTGCGCCAGCAGGCGATCGCGCTGGGCGTGGGGGAGAAGTTCGAGCAGGTGGAGGCGATGTACGCCGCCGCCGACCGCATCCTCGGGCGCCTGGTGAAGGTCACGCCGTCCTCGAAGGTCGTCGGCGACCTCGCGCTGCACCTGGTGGCGGTGGGCGCGGACCCGGCGGCGTTCGCGGCAGCCCCGCAGGAGTACGACGTGCCGGACTCCGTCATCGGCTTCCTCTCCGGAGAGCTGGGGGACCCCCCGGGCGGGTGGCCGGAGCCGTTCCGCACCGAGGCGCTGTCGGGACGGCGCGCCCCGGAGCGCACCACCGCGCTGGCCGCCGGGGACGACGCGCTGCTGGCGCAGGCGGGCCGGGTGCGCCGCGACGCGCTGAACCGGCTGCTCTTCCCCTCTCCCACCGCGGAGCTGGCGCGGGTGCGCGAGGCGCACGGGGACGTCTCGGTGCTCGACACCCGCGACTACCTGTACGGGCTGCGCCGGGGCCAGGAGCACTCGATCCCCCTGGACCGCGGCGTGAACCTGATCGCCGGCCTGGAAGCCGTCGGGGACGCCGACGAGCGCGGCATGCGCACGGTGATGGCGACCCTGAACGGGCAGCTGCGCCCGGTGCAGGTGCGCGACCGCTCCCTGCAGGTCGACGTCAAGGCCGCGCAGAAGGCGGACCCGTCCGTGCCGGGCCAGGTGGCCGCTCCCTTCGCCGGGGTGGTGACCCCGGCCGTCGCCGAGGGCGACGCCGTCGCCGCGGGGCAGACGGTCGCGACGATCGAGGCGATGAAGATGGAGGCGGCGGTGACCACGCCGGTGGCCGGCACGGTCGCGCGCCTGGCGGTCGGGTCGGTGCAGCAGGTCGAGGGCGGGGACCTGCTCCTCGTCGTCGAGGGGTAGGCCTCCGCTCCCGGGCTCAGGTCGCGCTCAGGCCTGCTCGGGGCCGGGGCAGAGGGCCGGGGTGAGGTTCCAGTGCTCGATGCCGGGCACGCCGTGCTCCGCGCCGAGCACGCCGACGGACCCGGCGCCCAGGGG encodes:
- a CDS encoding glutamate-cysteine ligase family protein gives rise to the protein MGHQVSADAAGREHRAAFRERLVQQLGVLERMLAEHPSAPAGSPCRFDATPPTIGMEVELVLVDGDLQPKAGNAAVLDLVDDTDLQPEIGAHTLELNVPPGSLDSSGLPGLEARLRQRLDAADATAAATGARILMTGLLPTLLPEHLSGEWMTPTPRYRALQEAVLAARGEDVVLDISGPAGVPGSERLSLSTPSIAPESACTSTQLHLKVAPEDFAATWNAAQLLMGPQVALGANSPFGLGRQLWAETRIPVFTQSTDTRTVELVAQGVRPRVFPGEGWASSVLDLFAENVRWFPPLLPDLGEEDPVAALEAGRPPSLHELCLHGGTIWRWNRPIYDVAGGQAHLRVENRVLPAGPTVLDVLANAAVYYGAVRVLVEDGPPLPQVLPAQAALAGLQDCARDGLAARVTWPGRDGRAKEQPVDRLLLERVIPMAADGLARYGVPREAIDRYLDVAQARAASGMTGAVWQVRTVRALQERGADRVAALRGMLARYVEGMHANEPVHTWPLP
- a CDS encoding pyruvate carboxylase codes for the protein MFRKVLVANRGEIAVRAFRAAYELGARTVAVYPHEDRNATHRIKADEAYRIGRVGHPVRAYLDVEEVVRVAREAGADAVYPGYGFLSENPRLAEACAAAGITFVGPPPHVLELAGNKVRALAAAREAGIPVLRSSAPSAHVPTLVAAAADVGFPVFVKAVAGGGGRGMRRVDDEAALPEALATAMREAEGAFGDPTVFLEQAVQRPRHVEVQVLADAGGQVVHLYERDCSVQRRHQKVIEIAPAPNLDPALREALCADAVAFARAVGYVNAGTVEFLVETTGERAGQHVFIEMNPRIQVEHTVTEEVTDVDLVQAQLRIASGEGLTDLGLAQESIRVNGAALQCRITTEDPANGFRPDTGRITAYRSVGGAGVRLDGGTVEVGAEISAHFDSMLVKLTCRGRDFPTAVRRSRRSLAEFRIRGVSTNISFLQAVLDDPDFITGNLSTSFIEERPQLLSARAPADRGTKLLTWLADVTVNKPHGEAPTALAPATKLPDVDLEAPAPAGSRQRLADLGPEAFAAALREQVPVAVTETTFRDAHQSLLATRVRTRDLLAVAPHLARTVPQLLSVECWGGATYDVALRFLGEDPWERLAALREAMPNLALQMLLRGRNTVGYTPYPTRVTSAFVAEAAATGVDVFRIFDALNDVEQMRPAIDAVRETGTALAEVALCYTGDLSDPGEALYTLDYYLRLAEQITAAGAHVIAIKDMAGLLRPPAARRLVAALRERFEAPVHLHTHDTAGGQMATLMAAVDAGVDAVDVASAPMAGTTSQPPASALVAALRHTERDTGLDLRAVMDLEPYWEAVRRLYAPFESGIPAPTGRVYDHEIPGGQLSNLRQQAIALGVGEKFEQVEAMYAAADRILGRLVKVTPSSKVVGDLALHLVAVGADPAAFAAAPQEYDVPDSVIGFLSGELGDPPGGWPEPFRTEALSGRRAPERTTALAAGDDALLAQAGRVRRDALNRLLFPSPTAELARVREAHGDVSVLDTRDYLYGLRRGQEHSIPLDRGVNLIAGLEAVGDADERGMRTVMATLNGQLRPVQVRDRSLQVDVKAAQKADPSVPGQVAAPFAGVVTPAVAEGDAVAAGQTVATIEAMKMEAAVTTPVAGTVARLAVGSVQQVEGGDLLLVVEG